From Camelus dromedarius isolate mCamDro1 chromosome 23, mCamDro1.pat, whole genome shotgun sequence, a single genomic window includes:
- the LOC105086526 gene encoding LOW QUALITY PROTEIN: olfactory receptor 10J1-like (The sequence of the model RefSeq protein was modified relative to this genomic sequence to represent the inferred CDS: substituted 1 base at 1 genomic stop codon) translates to MPRPNFTAVAEFTFEGFSIFWWQHRHILFVVFLVLYLLTLASNAIILTVIHFNRQLHTLMYFFLSALSISETCYTVAIIPWMLSGLLNPQXAISIPDCATQLFFYLTFGVNNCFLLTAMGYDRYVAICNPLRYPVILGKKTCIQLASGSWIIGLSTAIIQVSSVFSLPMKRGNHTLTTEFVFQGFTSFHEHQLTLFVVFLALYILTLAGNTIIVTIIRIDRHLHTPMYFFLSMLSTSETVYTLVILPRMLSSLMGMSQSISLAGCATQMFFFVTFGITNCFLLTAMGYDRYVAFCNPLRYTVIMNKRVCVQLVGGACSIGLIVAMTQVSAVFRLPFCTTKVAHFFCDIRPVMKLSCIDTTVNEILTLIISVLVLVVPMGLVFISYVLIISTILKIASAEGRKKAFANCASHLTVVIVHYGCASTAYLKPKSENTRDQDQLISVTYTVITPLLNPVVYTLRNKEVKDALLRAVGRKLS, encoded by the exons ATGCCAAGACCCAATTTCACAGCTGTGGCAGAGTTTACCTTTGAAggcttttccattttttggtgGCAGCACAGACACATCCTCTTTGTGGTCTTTTTGGTCTTGTACCTGTTGACTCTTGCCAGCAATGCTATCATCTTGACAGTTATCCACTTCAACCGTCAACTTCACACACTGATGTACTTCTTCCTGAGTGCGCTGTCCATTTCTGAGACCTGTTACACAGTGGCCATCATTCCCTGGATGCTGTCCGGTCTCCTCAATCCCCAATGAGCCATCTCCATTCCAGACTGTGCCACTCAACTCTTCTTCTATCTCACTTTTGGTGTCAACAACTGCTTTTTGCTGACAGCCATGGGgtatgaccgctatgtggccatctgtaacCCCCTACGGTATCCAGTCATCTTGGGCAAAAAGACTTGTATACAGTTGGCAAGTGGATCCTGGATCATTGGCCTGAGCACAGCCATCATTCAAGTGTCTTCTGTGTTCAGCCTGC CAATGAAGAGAGGAAACCACACTCTCACCACTGAGTTTGTTTTCCAAGGTTTCACCAGCTTCCATGAGCACCAGCTCACTCTTTTTGTGGTGTTCCTTGCACTGTACATCTTGACCCTGGCAGGTAATACAATCATTGTGACCATTATCCGTATTGATCGTCatctccacacccccatgtacttcttcctcagcATGCTGTCCACTTCAGAGACTGTATATACATTAGTCATTCTCCCAAGGATGCTGTCCAGCCTCATGGGCATGAGTCAGTCCATCTCACTAGCAGGCTGTGCCACACAGATGTTCTTTTTCGTAACCTTTGGGATCACCAACTGCTTCCTGCTCACAGCAATGGGGTATGACCGCTACGTGGCCTTCTGCAACCCCCTGAGATACACAGTCATCATGAACAAGAGGGTGTGTGTCCAGCTGGTGGGGGGCGCCTGCAGCATTGGGCTGATTGTGGCCATGACACAGGTGTCAGCTGTGTTTAGGCTGCCCTTCTGTACCACAAAGGTGGCCCACTTCTTCTGTGACATCCGGCCTGTGATGAAGCTCTCCTGCATTGACACCACTGTCAATGAGATCCTGACTCTGATCATCAGCGTTTTGGTGCTCGTTGTGCCTATGGGTCTGGTCTTCATCTCCTATGTCCTCATCATCTCCACCATCCTCAAGATCGCCTCAGCCGAGGGCCGGAAGAAGGCCTTTGCTAACTGTGCCTCCCACCTCACTGTGGTCATTGTCCACTACGGCTGTGCCTCCACTGCCTACCTCAAGCCCAAGTCAGAAAACACCAGAGATCAGGACCAGCTGATCTCAGTGACCTACACTGTCATTACCCCGCTACTGAACCCTGTGGTGTACACCCTGAGGAATAAAGAGGTCAAGGACGCTCTGCTTCGGGCCGTTGGCAGGAAGCTTTCCTGA